From a region of the Synergistaceae bacterium genome:
- a CDS encoding pyridoxal phosphate-dependent aminotransferase: protein MKFPNSRMSSIQMSGGIREILGRAEELEKQGRSIIHMEIGRPDFDSPKCAKDAAITALNNGDVHYTDMAGTYDLRKAVADKYNRENGMDIDPNRNIVITAGAIEALTAAFLTMLEPGDEVIVPAPYFSAYADQISIANGVLKKAATTMKSGFRLQIDDLKAIITPKSKVLLLNTPNNPSGAVLTRQDLEEISRFAIENDLWVISDECYEKFLYDGEHVSIAGLPGMAERTVTISASSKTWSMTGWRIGWIVCPQDMRPYVNKCHQNLTTCATSFAQAGVVEAFRHADQDVVKMVSEYRRRRDMVMEWLNKIDRFEYIVPAGAFYAFPKISSLGMDGFKFCSWLLEETGVSTVPGEVFGCPGHIRIAYCRSYEYIEEGMKRIKEAVAKL, encoded by the coding sequence ATGAAGTTCCCAAATAGCCGTATGTCATCTATACAGATGTCGGGTGGGATACGGGAAATACTGGGAAGGGCGGAAGAACTCGAAAAACAGGGCAGAAGCATAATCCACATGGAAATAGGCCGTCCTGACTTTGATTCTCCGAAATGTGCCAAGGATGCGGCAATCACAGCATTAAATAACGGAGATGTCCATTACACCGACATGGCCGGCACATATGATCTCCGCAAGGCAGTAGCTGATAAATATAACCGTGAGAACGGCATGGATATCGACCCAAACCGCAACATAGTCATCACGGCAGGAGCAATAGAGGCGCTGACAGCAGCATTTCTGACCATGCTTGAACCAGGTGACGAAGTCATTGTACCTGCCCCTTACTTCTCTGCCTATGCAGACCAGATCTCTATCGCAAATGGCGTATTAAAAAAAGCTGCTACTACAATGAAAAGCGGATTCCGCCTGCAGATCGATGATCTCAAAGCCATTATCACACCTAAGAGCAAAGTGCTTCTGCTGAATACTCCGAACAATCCAAGCGGAGCTGTTCTCACGAGACAGGATCTTGAAGAAATATCACGGTTTGCGATTGAAAACGATTTATGGGTCATTTCGGATGAATGCTACGAAAAATTCCTGTATGACGGAGAACATGTCAGCATTGCCGGCCTGCCCGGAATGGCTGAGCGGACCGTGACGATTTCTGCTTCCTCAAAGACATGGTCGATGACCGGCTGGCGTATAGGATGGATAGTATGTCCTCAGGACATGAGGCCTTATGTCAATAAATGCCACCAGAATCTCACTACCTGCGCCACATCGTTTGCTCAGGCCGGAGTTGTTGAAGCCTTCAGGCATGCAGATCAGGATGTTGTCAAAATGGTGAGTGAATACAGGCGCCGCCGCGATATGGTTATGGAATGGCTCAACAAAATAGACAGATTTGAATATATTGTTCCCGCCGGTGCGTTCTATGCGTTTCCAAAAATTTCGTCACTGGGCATGGACGGGTTCAAATTCTGTTCGTGGCTGCTTGAAGAAACCGGCGTATCTACTGTTCCCGGAGAAGTATTCGGCTGTCCTGGGCATATTAGGATCGCATACTGCCGCTCATATGAATATATCGAAGAAGGCATGAAACGCATAAAAGAAGCGGTGGCAAAACTGTAA